From one Dermacentor silvarum isolate Dsil-2018 chromosome 3, BIME_Dsil_1.4, whole genome shotgun sequence genomic stretch:
- the LOC119444857 gene encoding uncharacterized protein LOC119444857 — protein sequence MRAAKRRCFSSSWFHRLLFQQMKCTHRHGTYVFLTEVNYSLQIYACVILGLATSAFAVYAPVNYGAGYTGYALNHGIGYSGLTGFGISHGLGYAPGTSYAVAAPAVSGTVSATYHAAPSLTTVHASPALTTYAATPAVTTYAAAPAVAKVATTYHAAPGVTTYAAAPAVSRVTTVYQSRPAVATTPAITTYAAPAVSKVSTTYASAPAISRIYQSAPALTRIYQSSPIVAAAPAVSKVSTTYATGPAVTRVYQSAPVLAAAPAPVKIATTFATAPAITRVYQNAPALTRLYQSSPVVATAPAVAKLTTTYATAPAVSRVYQSSPVVAAAPAVTSYTAPAFSKVPTTYAAAPAVTRVYQSAPTVERIYQPAPAVAKVATTYSATPAVTRVYQSTPLVAAAPAVTTYTAPAFAKVAATYASAPAITRLYQSSPALTKFYQSAPFVATAPAVAKAATTYSTAPAVTRVYQSTPVVATGQAVTTYTAPTTAKFAATYGVAPAVTRVYQSAPAVTRAYQAAPILAAAPAVAKIATTYASAPAITRVYQNAPAVTRVYQSAPVVAAAPAVAKVSTTYAASPAFTRVFQPNPVVAASPAVTTYTAPAVAKVATTYAAAPAITRVYQTSPALTKVYHSTPVVATAPAVSNVATTYSTAPAVTRLYQSTPIVRAAPAVTTYSAPAVAKVAAAYASAPFITRVYQSSPALARVYQSAPVVASPPAVTKVYQSDPVVSSTPNFVTFGGPAVSKVSTTTYHTAPATAAAPAVATTTYHSAPAVATVAAAPVSSLAAAPAVTTTTYHASPGVGPVTASPFTHVAAAPVVTATYQGAPTIATVGAGPVTSVHTAPAVTTTTYHTSPGVEAIAAAPGLSTTTYHAAPAVAGLPAFANVEAAPAVSTTARSPHTSRGHCRSRR from the exons ATGCGAGCAGCAAAGCGACGCTGCTTCAGCAGCTCCTGGTTCCACCGACTGCTCTTCCAACAAATGAAATG CACACACCGACATGGTACTTACGTTTTCTTAACTGAAGTCAATTACTCTTTGCAGATCTACGCTTGTGTCATCCTCGGTTTGGCCACCAGCGCCTTCGCCGTCTATGCTCCTGTCAACTATGGCGCAGGATATACTGGCTACGCTTTGAACCATGGTATTGGCTACTCTGGCCTCACCGGTTTTGGCATCAGCCATGGCCTCGGTTACGCTCCAGGTACTAGCTACGCCGTCGCTGCTCCAGCCGTGAGCGGTACTGTTTCTGCTACCTACCACGCTGCTCCATCTCTGACGACCGTTCACGCTTCACCGGCACTCACCACGTACGCCGCTACTCCAGCGGTCACCACTTACGCCGCTGCGCCAGCAGTTGCTAAGGTAGCCACTACCTACCATGCAGCGCCAGGTGTAACCACCTACGCAGCTGCCCCAGCTGTTTCCCGTGTCACAAC GGTTTATCAGTCTAGACCAGCTGTTGCCACCACCCCCGCTATTACAACATATGCTGCTCCAGCCGTTTCAAAGGTTTCCACCACCTATGCTAGTGCACCAGCTATATCTAGGATTTACCAAAGTGCTCCAGCTTTGACGAGGATTTACCAGTCTTCCCCAATTGTGGCTGCAGCTCCAGCTGTTTCTAAGGTTTCTACTACTTACGCCACCGGCCCAGCAGTCACCCGTGTTTACCAGTCAGCTCCAGTTCTGGCAGCCGCGCCAGCTCCTGTCAAGATTGCCACCACCTTCGCTACAGCACCAGCCATCACTAGGGTTTACCAGAATGCTCCAGCTCTAACCAGGCTTTACCAGTCTTCCCCTGTTGTGGCTACCGCCCCAGCTGTTGCTAAGCTCACCACCACCTACGCCACAGCCCCAGCCGTCAGCCGTGTCTACCAGTCCTCCCCAGTAGTAGCAGCTGCACCAGCCGTCACCTCGTACACTGCCCCAGCCTTTTCCAAGGTTCCGACAACCTACGCTGCGGCCCCAGCAGTCACTAGGGTCTATCAAAGCGCCCCCACCGTGGAAAGGATCTATCAGCCGGCTCCAGCCGTCGCCAAAGTTGCTACTACCTACAGTGCCACACCAGCCGTTACCCGTGTATACCAGTCAACTCCACTGGTGGCCGCCGCACCTGCTGTAACCACGTACACGGCTCCAGCCTTCGCCAAAGTAGCAGCGACATATGCATCTGCTCCAGCTATCACCAGGCTCTACCAAAGTTCGCCTGCTTTGACTAAATTTTACCAGTCAGCTCCATTTGTTGCGACCGCCCCAGCTGTTGCCAAAGCAGCCACAACCTATTCTACTGCCCCTGCAGTGACTCGTGTTTACCAGTCCACTCCAGTTGTGGCAACCGGCCAAGCCGTAACCACATACACTGCTCCGACCACCGCCAAGTTTGCGGCCACCTACGGTGTGGCCCCTGCTGTCACGAGAGTTTACCAGAGTGCCCCAGCAGTAACCAGGGCCTACCAGGCTGCTCCAATTCTTGCTGCAGCCCCCGCTGTTGCCAAGATTGCCACCACCTATGCTTCTGCCCCTGCAATCACGAGAGTCTACCAGAATGCCCCAGCAGTGACAAGAGTCTACCAGTCTGCTCCTGTTGTAGCTGCTGCTCCAGCCGTTGCCAAGGTTTCGACCACCTATGCAGCCAGCCCAGCCTTCACGCGTGTATTCCAGCCCAACCCAGTTGTGGCAGCCTCGCCAGCTGTCACAACATACACTGCTCCCGCCGTAGCCAAGGTGGCAACCACGTACGCTGCTGCTCCAGCTATCACGAGGGTTTACCAGACCTCGCCAGCTTTGACTAAAGTGTACCACTCGACACCAGTTGTTGCCACGGCCCCGGCTGTTTCCAACGTTGCCACCACGTATTCTACTGCCCCTGCAGTGACCCGTCTTTACCAGTCCACTCCAATTGTGCGTGCTGCACCTGCTGTCACCACATACAGTGCTCCAGCAGTCGCCAAGGTGGCCGCCGCCTATGCGTCCGCGCCATTTATTACTAGAGTATACCAGAGTTCACCGGCTCTGGCCAGGGTATACCAGTCGGCTCCAGTTGTGGCGTCCCCTCCAGCGGTGACTAAAGTGTACCAGTCTGATCCAGTAGTTTCCTCTACCCCTAATTTTGTCACTTTTGGTGGGCCAGCTGTCTCTAAAGTGTCCACTACTACCTACCACACCGCACCAGCCACAGCCGCTGCTCCGGCTGTCGCTACAACTACCTACCACTCTGCTCCAGCTGTAGCAACTGTGGCTGCGGCCCCGGTTTCCTCCTTGGCCGCTGCACCGGCTGTCACTACGACAACCTACCACGCATCTCCAGGTGTTGGCCCTGTCACCGCTTCCCCATTTACCCACGTGGCTGCAGCTCCTGTTGTCACTGCAACCTACCAGGGTGCTCCAACTATAGCCACTGTCGGGGCTGGCCCAGTTACCTCAGTGCACACTGCTCCGGCTGTCACTACAACCACGTACCACACTTCTCCAGGTGTTGAAGCAATAGCCGCTGCTCCAGGTCTTTCTACAACCACTTACCACGCAGCACCTGCCGTAGCTGGTTTGCCAGCTTTCGCCAATGTTGAGGCTGCCCCAGCGGTTTCCACCACCGCCCGTTCACCACACACCAGCCGTGGCCACTGTCGCTCACGCCGTTGA